One stretch of Balneola sp. MJW-20 DNA includes these proteins:
- a CDS encoding adenosine kinase, translated as MKKKYNVYGIGNALVDFEFTVEDQFIKEHNVEKGVMTLVDEDRQHKLIKDIDHNDAEMKSGGSAANTVIAVSQFGGKAYYSCKVANDQFGDFYLNDMKEAGIKTNLDDEERPEGITGKCLVMITEDAERTMNTYLGITSELSVKEIDEYAIKDSEYVYIEGYLVATDAGHEAMKMTKKLAEENSIKTALTLSDPSMVELFTERFRDVIGASVDLLFCNEKEALVFTGTDNIVEAREALKQDAKKFVITQGANGAMIFDGDTFIDIEPYQTKAVDTNGAGDMYAGAFLYGITHDMGYAGAGKLASLASSRIVAQYGPRLAWHEAQEVLHKIK; from the coding sequence ATGAAGAAGAAGTATAACGTTTACGGCATCGGTAATGCTCTGGTGGATTTCGAGTTTACCGTAGAAGATCAGTTTATCAAGGAACATAATGTTGAGAAGGGTGTCATGACCCTGGTAGATGAAGATCGTCAGCATAAGCTTATCAAAGATATTGATCATAATGATGCGGAAATGAAGTCAGGAGGATCTGCGGCGAATACCGTGATCGCTGTTTCGCAATTTGGTGGAAAAGCCTATTACAGTTGTAAAGTGGCAAATGACCAGTTTGGTGACTTCTACCTTAACGATATGAAGGAAGCCGGTATCAAAACGAATCTGGATGATGAAGAACGCCCAGAAGGAATTACCGGTAAATGCCTGGTTATGATCACAGAGGATGCCGAACGTACCATGAATACCTATCTGGGTATTACTTCTGAATTGTCAGTTAAAGAGATCGATGAATACGCGATCAAAGATTCAGAATATGTTTATATAGAAGGATACCTGGTGGCTACGGATGCGGGACATGAGGCTATGAAGATGACCAAAAAGCTGGCTGAGGAAAATAGCATCAAAACTGCCCTTACGCTTTCAGATCCGTCTATGGTGGAATTGTTTACGGAGCGTTTCCGGGACGTGATCGGTGCTTCTGTTGACCTGCTGTTTTGTAATGAAAAGGAAGCTTTAGTGTTTACAGGCACGGATAATATCGTGGAAGCCCGGGAGGCACTGAAACAGGATGCGAAAAAATTTGTGATCACTCAGGGAGCTAATGGTGCGATGATCTTTGACGGGGATACGTTCATTGATATTGAACCCTATCAAACCAAAGCAGTGGATACCAATGGAGCCGGAGACATGTATGCAGGAGCATTTTTGTATGGAATCACCCATGATATGGGGTATGCCGGTGCAGGCAAACTGGCCAGCCTGGCCAGCTCCAGGATCGTAGCCCAGTATGGTCCCCGACTCGCCTGGCATGAAGCCCAGGAAGTACTGCATAAGATCAAATAA
- a CDS encoding S8 family serine peptidase, whose amino-acid sequence MRYKLLLKLSSWALVIALVSTACQNVTNTTEETSTSPDIATNIENQYIVKLRSTADNPFQLGKANEIDEVRSSVLQEAGISRDNVITYYDHAIAGFTATLTPEQAERLKMLDVVEYIEQDRIVTFAPPCGTPNGGPCDGGGGGDDGGSGQETPYGITRVNGGVTYTGSNVAWILDSGVDLDHPDLNVDASRGFNAFTSGKDGRSLDDGDGHGTHVAGTIAAIDNSTGVIGVAAGATVIPVKVLDSRGSGSYSGVIGGVDHVAANGNAGDVANMSLGGPFSQALNDAVEGASSGGVKFVLAAGNESTDANNRSPASANGNNVYTISAMNSSDNWASYSNYGNPPVDYCAPGTGILSTYRNGGYATLNGTSMAAPHAAGVLLLGNPSTDGTVNGDPDGNADPIIVH is encoded by the coding sequence ATGAGATATAAACTACTACTAAAATTAAGTTCTTGGGCACTGGTGATTGCGTTGGTATCTACAGCATGTCAGAATGTTACAAATACTACGGAAGAGACCTCTACGTCGCCTGATATAGCGACGAATATAGAGAACCAATACATAGTTAAACTTCGAAGTACAGCGGATAATCCATTTCAGCTTGGAAAGGCGAATGAGATCGATGAAGTAAGAAGCAGTGTACTTCAGGAAGCCGGTATCAGCCGTGACAATGTGATCACTTATTATGATCATGCAATTGCCGGTTTTACTGCAACCTTGACGCCTGAACAGGCTGAAAGACTGAAAATGCTGGATGTGGTTGAATACATCGAGCAGGACAGGATCGTAACTTTTGCTCCACCATGTGGTACTCCGAACGGAGGTCCCTGTGATGGCGGAGGCGGTGGTGACGACGGAGGATCCGGTCAGGAAACTCCATACGGTATCACCCGTGTGAACGGTGGAGTAACGTACACCGGAAGCAATGTGGCGTGGATACTGGATTCCGGTGTGGATCTGGACCATCCTGACCTAAACGTTGATGCTTCCAGAGGATTTAATGCATTTACCTCAGGAAAAGATGGTAGATCACTGGATGATGGTGACGGACATGGAACTCATGTTGCAGGTACCATTGCCGCTATAGACAATTCTACGGGTGTGATCGGTGTCGCTGCAGGTGCAACTGTTATTCCTGTTAAAGTGCTCGACAGCCGTGGATCCGGATCTTACTCCGGTGTTATTGGTGGTGTTGACCATGTTGCTGCTAACGGCAATGCCGGTGATGTTGCCAATATGAGTCTGGGCGGACCATTTTCCCAGGCACTGAATGACGCCGTAGAAGGTGCATCTTCAGGGGGTGTAAAATTCGTGCTAGCCGCAGGTAACGAAAGCACAGATGCTAACAACAGATCACCGGCATCGGCAAATGGCAATAATGTATACACCATTTCAGCGATGAACAGCAGTGATAACTGGGCATCATATTCCAACTATGGTAATCCTCCGGTAGATTATTGTGCACCGGGTACAGGAATTCTGTCCACTTACAGAAATGGGGGCTATGCTACACTAAATGGTACTTCTATGGCTGCACCGCATGCAGCAGGAGTCCTGCTTTTAGGGAATCCATCCACAGATGGGACCGTAAACGGTGATCCGGATGGAAATGCAGACCCGATCATTGTGCATTGA
- a CDS encoding CoA pyrophosphatase translates to MNSFRSYLTSRLAEPLPGREAQSRMAPEPVNGLRPKRLYHPENDSYRNSSVLVPLIEKDEEIWLILTLRTTGIKHGGQISFPGGGREGDETHEETALREAHEEIGLITEQAEIIGHLTPLYVNHSDNMVTPVVAFLQEDQDFSPNPNEVDEVIRVTLDQLINDENLSRDEWDLSGMSFHVPYWDVHHVPLWGATAMMLNELIELYHHYLGES, encoded by the coding sequence ATGAATTCATTCAGATCATATCTGACTTCCAGACTTGCTGAACCTCTTCCGGGAAGAGAAGCCCAGAGCCGTATGGCTCCCGAACCGGTCAACGGATTACGTCCAAAACGCCTCTATCATCCTGAAAATGATAGCTACAGGAACAGCAGTGTCCTGGTCCCATTGATCGAAAAAGATGAAGAGATCTGGCTGATACTGACTCTCCGTACAACCGGCATAAAACATGGAGGACAGATCAGTTTTCCGGGAGGAGGAAGAGAGGGGGATGAGACCCATGAAGAAACAGCTCTTCGGGAGGCCCATGAGGAGATCGGATTGATTACGGAGCAGGCCGAAATTATAGGGCATCTTACCCCTTTATATGTTAATCATTCCGATAATATGGTGACCCCAGTTGTGGCTTTTCTGCAGGAAGACCAGGATTTCAGCCCTAATCCAAATGAAGTGGATGAAGTGATCCGGGTCACACTTGATCAGCTGATAAACGATGAGAATCTATCCCGTGATGAATGGGATCTGAGCGGAATGTCATTCCATGTGCCTTACTGGGACGTTCATCATGTACCGTTATGGGGTGCTACTGCGATGATGCTTAATGAACTCATCGAACTTTACCACCATTACCTCGGGGAGAGTTAA
- a CDS encoding NAD(P)/FAD-dependent oxidoreductase, giving the protein MSDESRSWWESELYDRDYDLLVVGGGLTGQSTALFYKRMNPGSRILVVDRGFFPLGASTRNAGFACFGSPTEHIDDRSIEEEAKIIERIGRRISGLRLLRDTLGDGSIDYREEGAYEIFTDHKTFKKAKAQLSLFNEWVKKAAGWEETYTIDTFEGYDAVKIKGEGCLHPGKMMKTLYSKNLDLGIEFRWNCRVNEIRAEEGEILVEKGLVLKASQLMIATNAFTSSLLPDLEITPCRGQVFVSRPISDLKWKGTFHYDKGYYYFRNIGDRLLMGGARNLDKDTEFTSEFGINGKIKDELIRFTNEVLKISDHWEIEQQWSGIMGFSPTKSPYLRSLTDRTVVAAGLSGMGVALGMQLGKEAADKLTGL; this is encoded by the coding sequence ATGAGCGATGAAAGCAGGTCCTGGTGGGAATCGGAATTATATGACCGGGACTATGATCTGCTCGTAGTGGGCGGAGGCCTTACAGGACAGTCGACCGCACTTTTCTATAAAAGAATGAATCCCGGCAGCCGGATCCTGGTGGTGGACCGGGGCTTTTTTCCCCTCGGAGCAAGTACCCGGAATGCTGGTTTTGCCTGTTTCGGCTCTCCTACCGAGCATATTGATGATAGAAGTATAGAAGAAGAGGCAAAGATCATAGAGCGTATCGGCAGAAGGATCAGTGGCCTGCGGCTACTACGAGATACCTTAGGAGATGGGTCTATCGATTATCGGGAAGAGGGTGCTTATGAGATCTTTACTGATCATAAGACCTTTAAAAAGGCAAAGGCTCAGTTGTCATTATTCAATGAGTGGGTAAAAAAAGCTGCCGGATGGGAAGAAACCTATACCATTGACACATTTGAGGGATACGATGCAGTGAAGATCAAAGGAGAGGGATGCCTGCATCCGGGTAAGATGATGAAAACCCTGTACTCCAAAAATCTGGACCTCGGGATCGAGTTCCGGTGGAATTGCAGAGTGAATGAGATCAGAGCTGAAGAGGGGGAGATCTTAGTGGAAAAGGGGTTGGTTTTAAAGGCATCTCAGCTTATGATCGCAACCAATGCTTTTACTTCGTCATTACTACCGGATCTGGAGATCACTCCCTGCAGAGGACAGGTTTTTGTCAGCAGACCAATCTCTGACCTGAAATGGAAAGGCACTTTTCACTATGATAAAGGCTACTATTATTTCAGAAATATTGGAGACCGCTTGCTGATGGGAGGAGCCAGAAATCTGGATAAGGATACTGAATTTACCTCTGAATTTGGGATCAATGGAAAGATCAAAGATGAGTTGATCCGATTTACCAATGAGGTACTTAAGATCTCGGATCATTGGGAAATCGAACAACAGTGGTCCGGAATTATGGGCTTTAGTCCGACAAAGAGTCCATACCTTCGGTCTTTGACAGACCGCACGGTGGTTGCGGCCGGTTTAAGCGGTATGGGTGTGGCATTAGGAATGCAGCTTGGAAAAGAGGCTGCAGATAAGCTTACCGGACTTTAA
- a CDS encoding M20 family metallopeptidase: MYDKIKQAAGKYVQEAIETRKYLHQHPEVSYQEFKTTEFIVSELEKLNIKVERPLETGCIGVLEGGKESGRVIALRADIDALPMNEEGEHKSDFLSRNPGAAHCCGHDAHTANLLATAKVLCDLKDEIEGKILFVFQPGEETLPGGGRLLVESGYLHQHDIDAIYGLHTSPMHKPGTIATKAGPLMGATDEFEAEIIGKGGHAARAHEAIDPIVLAAQFVNAAQTIASRFVDPTEAVVVTIGRIEGGTAHNIIPEKVKVWGTVRTLNSDTADLVKEKLNSLLKGITSSAGGSYKLNYKKGYPAVINTDREAHNVLESMGELFGKVNAIEMDRPIMAGEDFAFYQQEFPGCFYFVGSGSEDSGSKYPWHHAKYNVDDRFFDVAIPLMATLAMEH, encoded by the coding sequence ATGTACGATAAAATTAAGCAGGCAGCAGGGAAATATGTACAGGAAGCCATTGAAACCAGAAAGTACCTGCACCAGCATCCTGAGGTTAGCTATCAGGAATTCAAAACCACTGAATTTATAGTATCAGAACTCGAAAAACTGAATATTAAAGTTGAAAGACCACTTGAAACCGGTTGTATTGGAGTATTGGAGGGGGGTAAGGAATCCGGAAGGGTCATTGCACTCCGTGCTGATATTGATGCTCTTCCCATGAATGAAGAGGGGGAGCATAAATCAGATTTTCTATCCAGGAATCCGGGTGCAGCTCATTGTTGCGGGCATGATGCTCATACAGCTAATCTTCTTGCAACAGCAAAGGTATTATGTGATCTGAAGGATGAAATTGAAGGCAAGATCTTATTTGTATTCCAGCCGGGAGAAGAGACCCTTCCGGGAGGAGGCAGGTTACTGGTAGAAAGCGGATATCTTCACCAGCACGATATCGACGCCATATACGGATTACATACTTCTCCCATGCACAAACCGGGGACGATCGCAACTAAGGCAGGGCCGCTGATGGGTGCGACCGATGAGTTTGAGGCTGAGATCATAGGTAAAGGGGGGCATGCAGCAAGGGCACATGAAGCTATTGACCCTATTGTTCTGGCAGCTCAGTTCGTCAATGCAGCGCAGACCATAGCTAGTCGCTTTGTAGATCCTACGGAAGCAGTAGTAGTCACCATCGGAAGAATTGAGGGCGGAACTGCACATAACATTATTCCTGAAAAAGTTAAGGTATGGGGGACTGTCCGAACCCTGAATTCTGATACTGCAGATCTGGTAAAAGAGAAGCTGAATTCGCTTTTAAAGGGCATCACATCTTCGGCAGGCGGAAGCTATAAACTTAATTATAAAAAAGGTTATCCTGCTGTTATCAATACCGACCGTGAAGCACATAATGTGCTGGAGAGTATGGGAGAGTTATTCGGAAAGGTGAATGCCATTGAAATGGACCGCCCGATCATGGCCGGTGAAGATTTCGCTTTTTATCAGCAGGAATTTCCCGGGTGTTTCTATTTTGTCGGTAGCGGCAGTGAAGACAGCGGGTCAAAATATCCATGGCACCATGCTAAATACAACGTGGATGACCGTTTCTTCGACGTTGCGATCCCGTTAATGGCTACTCTGGCAATGGAGCATTAA
- a CDS encoding DUF4097 domain-containing protein, whose product MKKLSWEIIIAGFLFVGLSIYLIEKNSQKTEKTEFNHASSFSQEDLQSLEKRMVIELENFEALKEDSLFKGLEQLEDLEKLEKIKRIMAFLPAEVKEDLQMNIDLTIDEIENESSSVNIKVKNGQIIINPKITQPENAFWKMESAGVYSHSESFDASDIQFTDLEFPYGSIQVVGTDESSGNIIVQASGDFGTSANLEELLHTKFIIENGRAIYRVSEIKDTLSKANVTLQTIVKIPRRMDIRSSTGGGHIEVKDIAGEQQLETEAGHITLSNVTGLIEAKTLGGHIKAYKTSGKADLHTLGGHVSLTDSECEASLRSEGGNLWVSNVTGPVNAVTKAGNIQLRQGSLSKNMTLSTGTGNIDLLLDPGLAFDLDLKARGIELSPVFGLASTKSGGSFSGMVNSGGPLIKASTGYGTVTLKKNE is encoded by the coding sequence ATGAAGAAACTATCCTGGGAAATTATTATCGCCGGCTTTTTATTTGTTGGCCTTTCCATTTACCTGATCGAAAAAAATTCACAGAAAACGGAAAAAACAGAGTTTAACCATGCGAGCAGCTTTTCTCAGGAAGACCTGCAATCCCTTGAAAAACGTATGGTCATTGAACTCGAAAACTTTGAAGCTCTGAAAGAGGATAGTCTGTTCAAAGGACTCGAACAACTTGAAGATCTTGAGAAGCTGGAAAAGATCAAGCGGATCATGGCTTTCCTTCCCGCTGAAGTTAAAGAAGATCTACAGATGAATATTGATCTTACTATCGACGAGATCGAAAATGAATCCTCTTCTGTAAATATAAAGGTCAAAAACGGACAGATCATTATCAACCCAAAGATCACTCAACCTGAGAACGCCTTTTGGAAAATGGAGTCTGCGGGTGTTTATTCACATTCGGAAAGTTTTGATGCCTCCGATATTCAGTTCACAGACCTTGAATTTCCATATGGTTCCATACAGGTCGTAGGTACGGACGAATCTTCCGGTAACATCATCGTTCAGGCCTCCGGCGATTTTGGCACCTCTGCAAACCTGGAGGAATTACTGCATACAAAATTCATCATTGAAAACGGGAGAGCCATCTACCGGGTAAGCGAAATTAAAGATACTCTGTCCAAAGCCAATGTTACTCTTCAAACTATAGTTAAGATCCCACGCAGAATGGATATTCGGTCTTCTACAGGTGGCGGCCATATTGAGGTTAAAGATATTGCCGGCGAGCAGCAGTTAGAAACAGAGGCCGGACATATAACGCTTTCAAACGTCACCGGCCTTATTGAAGCAAAAACTCTGGGGGGACATATTAAAGCTTATAAAACCAGTGGAAAAGCTGATTTACATACACTTGGGGGACATGTCAGCCTGACCGACTCAGAGTGCGAAGCCAGCTTGAGATCCGAGGGTGGCAATCTATGGGTATCCAATGTTACCGGACCAGTTAATGCAGTCACCAAAGCCGGAAACATTCAATTGCGTCAAGGTTCATTAAGCAAAAATATGACCTTGTCAACAGGGACAGGTAACATCGATTTATTATTAGACCCCGGTCTGGCTTTTGATCTGGATCTGAAGGCCCGCGGTATAGAACTCTCTCCGGTATTCGGACTGGCAAGTACAAAGTCCGGTGGCAGTTTTTCCGGAATGGTAAACAGCGGAGGTCCGTTGATCAAGGCATCCACTGGTTATGGCACAGTCACCTTAAAAAAGAATGAATAG
- the mnmD gene encoding tRNA (5-methylaminomethyl-2-thiouridine)(34)-methyltransferase MnmD, which translates to MNRTPEIRTTKDGSSTLYSNQFDQHYHNPNGAWSESRHVFFDIPGLTLDIRGNRPFNIIETGFGTGLNFIMLADLLKEYSHTAPVHFSSVEAFPITPSQASDLFFGNGITDPTISEILPEIFRELKKGHNVFKPYPDLDLKLHLFYGPFSEWDLKTERAGYFFHDPFSPEANPELWSEGVFGKLMKIADPEAMLATYCAASSARASMAAAGWKVARAQGALGKREMTIASPSPSKLSSWKRVNEDRLIQRLRNGDFS; encoded by the coding sequence ATGAATAGAACCCCGGAAATAAGAACCACCAAAGACGGCTCCTCTACCCTCTATTCGAATCAGTTTGATCAACATTATCACAACCCAAACGGTGCATGGTCTGAAAGCCGGCATGTATTTTTTGACATTCCCGGCCTCACCCTCGACATTCGTGGCAACAGACCTTTTAATATTATTGAAACAGGCTTTGGTACCGGCCTGAATTTTATTATGCTGGCTGATCTGCTAAAGGAATACAGCCATACTGCACCGGTTCATTTTTCAAGTGTTGAAGCATTTCCGATAACTCCATCCCAGGCATCAGATCTTTTTTTTGGAAATGGCATCACCGACCCCACTATAAGTGAAATATTACCGGAGATCTTCAGAGAGCTTAAGAAGGGACACAATGTATTTAAACCTTATCCTGATCTGGACCTGAAATTGCACCTGTTCTACGGCCCATTCAGTGAGTGGGACCTAAAAACTGAACGTGCGGGATATTTTTTCCATGATCCTTTTTCACCGGAAGCAAATCCGGAATTATGGTCCGAAGGTGTTTTTGGCAAACTGATGAAGATTGCAGATCCTGAAGCTATGCTGGCCACATATTGTGCTGCAAGTAGTGCCAGGGCTTCTATGGCTGCCGCCGGATGGAAAGTTGCAAGGGCACAGGGTGCTTTAGGAAAAAGAGAGATGACGATCGCTTCGCCATCTCCTTCTAAACTGAGTTCCTGGAAAAGAGTAAATGAAGACCGACTGATTCAGCGTCTGAGAAACGGTGATTTCAGCTGA